A section of the Candidatus Nitrosacidococcus sp. I8 genome encodes:
- the zwf gene encoding glucose-6-phosphate dehydrogenase → MNSKDSNAQHPPTVFVLFGAGGDLSWRLIIPALFNLHVGKHLPEQFAIIGVDHQDYTDKSLAEHYRESIQQYSRYGSCSEDTWQSFLQLIHYHKGDITAQPCYDELADLIAKQNKAWGHHQHKEQIFYLATPPFLFSGIAKGLGTAGLSRDREYSRIVVEKPLGRSLETFNEINCVLRTYFKERQIYRIDHFLGKENVQNILAFRFANPIFEPIWNRNYIDSVTITVAETLGVEHRAAFYETAGAMRDMVQNHVLQLLCLVAMEPPVTFSADDIRDRRMGVMHSLRPISKDQVNRYAARGQYGIGWVNGAKVVGYREEEGINPNSNTETYCALQLHVDNWRWQGVPFYLRTGKRLSAKVSEISIRFRDVPHQAFPASAGLNARPAQLIIRLQPDEGIILKFLAKQPGQELVLRPVDMRFSYSDSFKAPSPDAYETLLWDIMRNDATLFVRSDQVEAAWELLMPILDVWENNQAVSFPNYSAGTWGPETAELLASREGRSWFNPALFEFIK, encoded by the coding sequence ATGAATTCTAAGGATTCTAATGCCCAACACCCACCTACAGTCTTTGTACTGTTTGGTGCAGGTGGCGATCTCTCTTGGCGATTAATTATTCCGGCACTATTTAATCTCCATGTGGGTAAGCATCTCCCAGAACAATTCGCAATTATTGGGGTGGATCATCAAGATTATACGGATAAATCCCTAGCAGAACACTATCGGGAAAGCATACAACAATATTCTCGCTACGGATCTTGTAGCGAGGATACTTGGCAGTCTTTTTTGCAATTGATTCATTATCATAAAGGAGATATTACTGCTCAACCTTGTTATGATGAGTTGGCAGATCTTATTGCAAAGCAAAATAAAGCTTGGGGGCATCATCAACACAAAGAACAAATTTTTTATCTTGCTACACCACCGTTTCTATTCTCAGGCATTGCTAAAGGGTTAGGTACTGCAGGTCTTTCTCGAGATCGGGAATATTCAAGAATTGTTGTAGAAAAACCTTTAGGTCGCAGTTTAGAAACTTTTAATGAAATTAATTGTGTATTAAGAACCTATTTCAAGGAAAGGCAAATTTATCGTATTGATCATTTTCTTGGTAAAGAGAATGTGCAAAATATCCTTGCTTTCCGTTTTGCAAATCCTATTTTTGAACCTATTTGGAACCGAAACTATATTGATAGTGTTACTATTACTGTAGCTGAAACTTTAGGGGTGGAACACCGAGCTGCTTTCTATGAAACAGCAGGTGCGATGCGAGATATGGTACAAAATCATGTACTTCAACTCTTGTGTTTAGTTGCGATGGAACCACCAGTTACTTTTAGTGCAGATGACATTCGAGATCGTAGAATGGGGGTGATGCATTCACTGAGACCTATTTCAAAAGATCAAGTAAATCGCTATGCCGCTCGCGGTCAATATGGAATCGGCTGGGTTAATGGTGCTAAAGTAGTAGGTTATCGAGAAGAAGAAGGGATTAACCCTAATTCAAATACAGAAACTTATTGCGCCTTGCAACTTCATGTGGATAATTGGCGCTGGCAAGGTGTGCCTTTCTACCTGCGCACAGGAAAGAGACTATCTGCTAAAGTTTCAGAAATTTCAATTCGTTTTAGGGATGTACCTCATCAAGCCTTTCCTGCTTCTGCAGGATTAAATGCACGGCCTGCTCAACTAATAATTAGGCTGCAACCCGATGAGGGAATTATTCTTAAGTTTTTAGCAAAGCAACCGGGGCAAGAACTGGTTTTACGTCCTGTAGATATGCGTTTTAGTTATAGTGATTCTTTTAAAGCACCTTCTCCTGACGCCTATGAAACCCTCCTATGGGATATTATGCGAAATGATGCCACTCTTTTTGTGAGATCAGATCAAGTGGAGGCAGCATGGGAGTTATTAATGCCGATCCTTGATGTTTGGGAGAATAATCAAGCAGTCAGCTTTCCTAATTATTCTGCTGGTACGTGGGGGCCGGAAACTGCTGAGTTGCTAGCTTCTCGTGAAGGAAGGAGTTGGTTTAACCCAGCTTTATTTGAATTTATCAAGTAA
- a CDS encoding DUF3293 domain-containing protein has product MNPVYSETHFKTPFYITNWANEFAIITAYATTGEIWTKERNNRADKNLWSELQKQSDWIKRVTGYSPTSGHAEPGWAAEISFDIACNMGQLFYQDAIYYVENDQLYISFCDHRRFKVLIGDFRSRVSYKNSAKEYSKRLNAP; this is encoded by the coding sequence ATGAATCCAGTTTATTCTGAGACTCATTTTAAAACCCCCTTTTATATAACAAATTGGGCTAATGAGTTTGCAATTATTACCGCTTACGCTACTACGGGGGAAATATGGACTAAGGAAAGAAATAATAGGGCGGATAAAAACCTTTGGAGTGAATTACAAAAGCAATCAGATTGGATAAAGAGGGTGACAGGTTACTCGCCTACTAGCGGGCATGCAGAACCGGGCTGGGCTGCAGAGATAAGTTTTGATATTGCCTGTAATATGGGGCAGTTATTTTATCAAGATGCGATTTATTATGTAGAAAATGATCAGCTTTATATAAGCTTTTGTGATCATAGACGCTTTAAGGTATTGATAGGGGATTTCCGATCTAGAGTAAGCTATAAAAACAGTGCTAAGGAGTACTCAAAACGTTTGAATGCTCCTTAG
- a CDS encoding DUF3303 domain-containing protein — translation MASDDGMIFMAHWTHTPENCPGRSKEGATMLNDFWAGRKQAEKNGVKILSAYVAATEHTYYITVQAKDYQTMLEFFEILAPTQTGNIHPVTTMDKWTDHINPNK, via the coding sequence ATGGCAAGTGATGATGGAATGATATTTATGGCGCATTGGACCCATACCCCTGAAAATTGTCCCGGCAGGAGCAAAGAAGGGGCTACTATGCTCAATGATTTTTGGGCAGGACGGAAACAGGCGGAAAAAAATGGGGTAAAAATTCTAAGTGCCTATGTAGCTGCCACAGAACATACGTATTATATTACCGTCCAAGCTAAAGATTACCAAACTATGCTGGAATTCTTTGAGATCCTTGCCCCTACTCAAACAGGCAATATTCATCCAGTGACTACCATGGATAAATGGACAGATCATATTAATCCAAATAAATAG